The bacterium region GGCTGAAATTCTCGACATCTCGGGAAGGGTGGTTAAAACTATCCGCACTGGTTACTCAAAAGCTGGTGAATTCAGCGCGGTATGGGATGGCACCGATGAAGCAGGAAAAGCCGTTCCTTCCGGCTCTTATGTGTTTAAGCTGACGACGGAAAAGGCAACGAGCTCTATGGTGCTGAAACTGGTGAAATAAAGCTTAGCCGGGCGTTTCGGAATGTTAGATGTGTCAAGCCCCCGGAAAAACGGGGGCTTTTTGTTGGCTAAAAAGGTTAAAATAGGCACAATTAACAGAAAAACCACAAAGGGGAAAAAACTTTAAATCGACTGTCAGAGCAGTTCGGTCTGAATCTCTATTATGTTGACCCGTCTCTCGCTTTCCACTATCTGGAGAACCTTGTCAAGCAATCCGTTGGTGTAATCCGCGCTGGTGTTCACCACAACAACTGCGATTTTAACGCGCTGCCACAGGTCGTGGTGATCAACCTCAGCCACCGAAACATTGAACCTCGACCGAATTTTATCACGAAGCGACTTAACAACGAACCGCTTCTCTTTAAGCGACCTGCAACCTGGAATGTAAAGATCAAAAGTTCTGACTCCTATTATCATTTTGGTTAGGTTTTAAACAGCCTCGTGTCCAAAGAACCACCAACTACAAAGTCTTCTTTATCTCAATTTTCTTGAACGCCTCTATTATGTCGTCAGGCTGAAAACCGGTAACTCCCTCCACCATAACGCCACACTCAAGCCCCGCAACCACTTCTTTAACCTGATCCTTGTACCTTCTGAGGTCTGCTATCCTGCCTTCGCCAAGTAACTCATCGTCACGATATATTCTTATTGAAGCATCGCGCCTCAGGACGCCCTGCTCAACGAGACAGCCGGCAATGTTATTTCGGAAAACTTTAAGTATCCGCGCCTTGCCGAGAAATTCTTCCCTTATTTCGGGTTCCAGCATGCCCTCAAGAGCTTTCTTTATGTCGTCCTCAAGGTCATAGATAACCCTGTAAAGGCGTATTTCCACTCCGTTCTTTTCGGCTAATTTTCGAACCCTGCTGTCCGCCTTAACTGAAAAGCCTATGATAACCGCCTTCGATGCTGCCGCCAGCAGAACATCGTTCTCAGTTATATTGCCCACCCCACGATGTATTATTTCTATCTTTGTCTCATCTGTGGAAAGCTGTGACAAAAGATCCGATATAGCCTCAACTGAACCGCCCACATCCCCTTTCAGTATTAATCTCAGCGTTTTTTCTTTTTGCTTTTGTGCTCTTTGGTAGAATGTCGCAAGTGTTATCGCTGGCATTCTCCGCTCT contains the following coding sequences:
- a CDS encoding DUF503 domain-containing protein; the encoded protein is MIIGVRTFDLYIPGCRSLKEKRFVVKSLRDKIRSRFNVSVAEVDHHDLWQRVKIAVVVVNTSADYTNGLLDKVLQIVESERRVNIIEIQTELL